The region CAGGCTCCGCAGCACATCCGGGCGGCGCAGCAGCGGGCTGTCCGACGGCGTAGCCCCGCCGATGGTGACGTGGTTGCCGCCGCCGGTGCCCGTATGGCGACCGTCGACCATGAATTTCTCGGTGCCCAGGCGGGCCTGAAACGCCTCTTCGTAGAGCGTATCGGTGGTCTGCACCAACTCCTGCCAGCTGCTTTGCGGGTGGATGTTGACCTCGACCACGCCGGGGTCGGGCGTAATCATCAGCTTCTGAATGCGGTAATCGGACGGCGGCGCATACCCTTCGATGCAGACCGGCAGGTTCAGCCTGGCGGCGGTAGCTTCGATCGAAGCGATCAGGTCCAGGTAATGCTCGAAGTAATCGACCGGGGGCAGAAAGAGGAACAGCACGCCGTTGCGGCATTCGATGCCCAGGGCCGTGCGCACCACGTTGATGGCATAGAGTGGCTTTTTCTTCTCGGGAGCACCGTTCGACCGGCGCTTGTCGGTTTTTTCCTCGGAGTCGTCCACCCACGTCCGGGGGCGCAACTGCGCTTCGTGCTCGCTTCCGTAGCGCGCATCGATGGCCGGTTGGTACGAGGCCTCAAACTCGGGCAAGTCTTCGAACAGGCTGCGCTCGACCGGATCGTCCACCAATTCGTCAGGTACGTAGGCCAGCGACTCGAGCGGCAATCGCAACCCGACCGGCGAGTTGCCCGGAATCAGGAGCAGGTGTTTCCGCCGGAACTGCCAGCGTCCGCTCGCCCAGGTCTGGAAGTCGTAGCTCCAGGTCAGCGGCAGCACGTAGCCCACCGGCTGGTTGAGGCCATGCGCCAGGTTTTCGGCCAGTTTGCGGCGCTCGACCGGGTCGCTCAGGTCCACGTCGAGGGGATCGAGGTTGACCGGCACTTCCGACTCTTTTAACAGCCAGTAGACCGGATCTTCGTAGGCAGGCAGAGCATAGGCAGCGCTGACCCCCAGGTGGCGTGCCAGTTCCTGCATGAACCGCTCGGCATCGTGGGTGGTGTGGCCCTGGTCCTCGTAAGGCGAGGCCAGCAGACGCATGTCGTGCCACATGGGTACGCCGTCTTTCCGCCAGTAGAGCGAGTATTGCCAGCGCGGGAACGGCTCGCCCGGATACCACTTGCCCTGCCCGTAGTGGGGCAGGCCCTGGTGTCCGAATTTTTCTTTGAGGCGCAGCAACAGATCGTAGGCCAGTTTGCGCTTGTGGGGGCCGTCGGCGCGGGTGTTCCATTCGGGCGCTTCCATGTCGTCGACCGAGACGAAGGTAGGCTCTCCGCCCATCGTCATCCGTACGTCGCCGTCAATCAGGTCCTGCTCCACCTTTTCGCCCACGGCCAGCACCTTCGCCCACTGCTGTTCGGTGTAGGGTTTGGTGACGCGCGGATCTTCGAAAATGCGCCGGACCGAGTTTTCGAACTCAAACTCCACTTCGGCGATGCTGGTCAGGCCCGTTACGGGCGCAGCGCTTTTGTAGTGCGGCGTGCACGACAGCGGAATGTGTCCCTCGCCCGCAAACAGACCCGACGTGGCGTCCAGCCCGATCCAGCCCGCTCCCGGAATGTAGGCCTCCGCCCAGGCGTGGAGGTCGGTAAAGTCGGCCTCCGGTCCCGAAGGCCCGTCGAGCGACTTCACGTCGGCGGTGAGCTGCACCAGGTAGCCCGACACAAAGCGCGCCGCAATGCCCAGGTGCCGCAGCAGTTGCACAAGGAGCCACGCCGAATCGCGACACGACCCCATGCGCCTGGTCAGCGTCTCTTCGCAGGCCTGCACACCCGGTTCCATCCGGATAGTATATCCCACCAGTTGGTTTACCTTCTGGTTGAGCTTCACCAGAAAATCGACGATGGCCGGACGGTCGTCGTGCTGCGGCCGCATCTCTTTCGCCAGGGCACTCAGGCGCTGCCCCTCTTCGTTGATTTCCAGGTAAGGCACCAGCTCTTTGCGCAGTTGCTTCTCGTAGCGGAACGGATACTGTTCGGCATACTCCTCCACGAAAAAATCGAAGGGGTTGATCACCTCCAGCCGCGCCACCACTTCCACGTCGATGCTCAGTTCCCGCGTCTGCTCCGGGAACACCACCCGCGCCTGGTAATTACCGAAGGGGTCCTGCTGCCAGTTGATGAAATGGTTGGACGGCGAAAGCTTGAACGTGTACGATTCGATGGGCGTGCGCGAGTGCGGAGCGGGCCGCAGGCGAAACACGTGGGGACTGAGGGTGGTCAGCCGGTCGTACTTATAAACAGTTTTATGACGGAGCGCTACTTTAATGGCCATACGCGTAAATTACACCAGATCAGTGGGAAACGAAGACGAATGCGTGGGGGTTGACGGGATTTGAAAAACGTGGTGGTGCGCAAAAAGGCTGATCGGTCTTCAAGGGGCCGCCGAACGGTTCCCCCAAGCCCATCAGCCTGTGTTCAAAAGTACGGCAAGCCCGGGGATTTGCAAACGCCCGCCCCCACGAAGCGCAGGAACGCACCAGCGCGGTTTTCAACGACAGAACTGCCTACCGTTCCCCTATGTCCCCAGGTGACGCTTCGGACTTTAGAGACTCTGCCTTGCTCCAGCACTTTTTGCCAGGGAGGGATGGGGTAGAGTGAAAAAAATGACCCACAGTAGGCCATCGCTGCGTGGGTAGTAGGTCGAACCAAGTTGGTATTGGCGAAGCGCTACGGTCGTACCTGTCGCCAGACACAATCCTACCTATGACGAAGTGACGCAATTGGGCACAGCGGCGTTCAAGCTTAAGGCTGTAGCCAACAACTCTTTTGGACCTACTATCAAATTGATACTACCGTTCACAGCGGAAAGGGCACAAAAAAACCTGTCTGCTGAAGCAAACAGGTTTACATGCTTTTTTAGTTAAGGTTATTTAGCGGTTGCCTCAAATGTACACTTGGCGGTAAAAGTAACCGTATAATCCATAGGTTTGTCTACAGTTCCATCAAAGACAATATGTAGTACCGGATTGCCTGAATTACTGGGATCTTCCATAAAGTTTGTATGAATATAATCTTTCAACGCCTTATCTTGGACTACGACAAACTGATCTAATTGCTCTTGCAGTGTTCCAGCGGAAGGCTTGAAAGAAAGTCGATAGTGCACGTCATTATAGATCGTAATTTCTGTATTGGTAGGGGTTGCACTCTCACCCGAAAGATTATCCATTACCTCGAACGTAATTTTCTCTATTGTGGCATCTTTGATGTTCTCTTTGTTTGCCTTATACTCTTCGGAGGCCAGGTCGATAATTTCTTCCACAGAGAACGTCCCGGCATCTTCCGATGAAACTCTGATAGTTTTTACAATCTCAGTAGGTACTTTAATGGTTAGATCGTCCGTCAGATCCTCACAGGAGAAAGCCGTTAGACTGAACGTTCCGATAAATACCAAAGCGTAGCCAGCTAGTTTCGTAAAATTATTCATAATGTTTCTTTGAAATGTTCGGTAAGATATTTCTATCATTATTTTTGTGCAAAATATTATTTCTATAGCCATGTGCCATTTCCGTAATGCAGCATGACTTAGGAGCTATTGCAGGGGTGGTTTTTAGCAAAAACAACATGAAAGTGCGCAATCGAAAGGCCTCACAGTTAACTTGTCTGTACCTATCTTCAACCCCTTTGTAGCGGTAGAGCGTTAGGCAACGAAACTTTTACCTTTCCACCTGCCCTTGTACCATCTTAGCCTTTTGTCGTTGAGATCCTTACGCTAGCAAAGCCCCCCGCACAGCGTAAAACCTTTTGTCGCTTTACACACTATGCGGATCAGTATTCTTTCTGTTACTTCTGACAACGGTCTCGTGTAAATAGCCTATTAGCGCAGGCCGAAGCATGGTTTCACACGCAACTGGTGCCCCATTCCCCACCGCCAACCACCTTTCCGGAAAATCCAGTGGGATTTCCTTCCAACCATTGCGTAGCCAAATAACTACGCATATATTTGTAGTCAAATAACTACACAATGCGCCTGAGACGAGACGTTTTCCAAGCTATCGCCGACCCGACCCGCCGTGCCATCCTGCTACTGGTCGCTTCGCAATCCATGACGGCGGGCACCATCGCCACTCACTTCGACACGGCCCGCCCCACCGTGTCGAAGCACCTGCAAATCCTCACCGAGTGCGAGCTACTGGCCCAGGAACCAAGTGGCCGGGAGATGTACTACCACCTCAACCCACTGAAGATGAAGGAGATCGCAGATTTCCTCGAACCCTTCCGGCAATTGTGGGACGACCGGTTCAACAAACTGGAATCGCTGATGAAATCTTACCCCTCCCAACCCTAGCCATGGAACGAAAAACCCACCTCACGGCCGAAGAAGGCAAGCAGGAACTTGAAATCACCCGCGTGTTTGCGTTGCCGGTCGACCTGTTGTTCAAGGCGTATGCCGAGCCCGACCTGGTCGAGCAATGGATGAGCACGAAGGTGCTGAAACTGGATAACAAGCCCCACGGCGGCTGGCGGTTCGAAACCACCGATGCGCAGGGGAATGTAGTGTTTCAGGCGCACGGCGTCGTCCATACGTTTGTCCCGAACCAGCAAATCGTCCGCACGTTCGAAATGTCGAATGCCGGTTTTCCCCCGCAACTCGAATTTCTGGAGTTTGAGCGCCTCACCGACGACAGCAGCCAACTCCGTATGCACATCGTGTTCAGATCCGTCGCCGACCGCGATCAACTGCTGCGCCTTCCCTTTGCGTACGGCCTCAACATGGCCCACGATCGGCTGCAGGAAGTCGTGAGCAACTCATTGAGCTACTGACCTTTACCCTCATCCCTCCTAGTCACATGGCGAAGCGAAATCAGATCATCTATTGGATTGCCACGCTCTGGCTGGCCCTGGGAATGGGGTCGACCGGCGCGGTTCAGATCCTCCACCAGCCGGCAGAAGTTGAAAACATCACGCAGTTGGGCTATCCCCCCTATTTCCTGACCTTGCTCGGCTTCTGGAAAATTCTGGGCGTCGTGGCGGTGCTGCTGCCGAAGTTTCCTCTACTCAAAGAGTGGGCCTACGCGGGCTTTTTCTTCGCGATGTCAGGGGCGACGTTTTCCAGAATTGCGGCGGGCGATTCGTTCGCGGCCCTGGCGCCTTCGCTGTTGCTGCTGGTGCTGACCGTGGTTTCGTGGTACTTCCGGCCCGCGAACCGGAAGGTTGCGTCGGTCCATCTTCAACCCCGACAGGCATGAATCCGAAAGTCGATCACTACCTTGCCGAAGGCTGCGGGCGGTGTCCCCTTGGCGGCACGCCCGACTGCAAAATCCACGCTTGGTCGGCGGCGTTAGCGCAGTTGCGCGCCCTCCTGCTCGACTGCGGGCTGACCGAAACGCTGAAGTGGGGCGTGCCGTGCTACACGTTTCAGAGTCGGAATCTGGTGATGATCCATGCGTTTAAGGACTACTTTGCGCTTAACTTTTTTCAGGGAGCGCTGTTGCACGATCCGGAAGGTCTGCTCGTCCAGCAAACCGAAAACGTACAGGCCGGGCGCCAGATCCGGTTCACGCACGCGCGGGAAGTCACGGCCCGGGAAGCCACCCTCCGCGCCTATGTTTACGAAGCCATCGAGGTGGAACGAGCGGGCCTGAAAGTCGTAATGAAAAAGACGTCGGAGTTTGCCGTGCCGGCCGAGTTTCAACAGCAGCTGGATCAGGATCCGGCGTTACAAGCCGCCTTCGAACGCCTGACGCCCGGGCGGCAACGCGGCTACCTGCTCCACTTCGCTCAACCGAAACAAGCGAAAACCCGGGCCGCACGGGTCGAAAAATACCGTTCGCACATTCTCCGGGGAAAGGGGCTGCACGACCGATAGTCACCCTACTGCAAGAGTCAATCGTCAGGTCACCGTCCAGGGCGGCGGGCCTTACACTTCGGTCAGGCCCTGGTTTTTCAGGTTGATCTGGTAATACGCCTCGTGTAGTTTCCGCAACCGGCTGTCCATCTCTTCCGACACCCGTTTGATGTAGCCGGCGTACTCGCGCAGGTTGTGCTCATCCAACGCACACTGGTTGATGACGTCCATCAGTCCCAACATGGTGGCCACTGGTCCGCGCATTTTGTGCGAGATGTCGAACAGGATCTGTTCCAGCGTTTTAATGTATTCTTTCCGTTCCGTAATGTCCTGAAACGTGCCGTACCAAACGACCGTCCCGTCGGGTTTCCGCTCCGGGTTGGCGTTGGCCCAGTGCCAGAGCGTTTGTCCGTCGGTGGTGATCACCCGGTATTCCATGTTCCAGCGGGTCAGGTTTCGGAACGACTCCTGGATGCTCTCCTGCACCGGCACGATGTCGTCGGGGTGCATGGAAGCAAACGCCACGCCGGGGTTGGCTTTCAGTTCGTCGAGGTCCAGGTGCGGGTGCAGCGCCGCCATGCCCTTGCTGATGAACGGAAACGCCATGGAACCGTCCGGCCGCATTTCGAACTGGTAAATGGCTCCCGGTGCGCAGTCGGTCAGTTTGCGGAGGCGGGCCGCGTTTGACTCGATTTTGTTGGCCTGTTCGATCAACAATCGCCGGGTTTCCAGGTGGTCCATCGCTTTTTTGGCCAGAAGCAT is a window of Catalinimonas alkaloidigena DNA encoding:
- a CDS encoding DoxX family protein; amino-acid sequence: MAKRNQIIYWIATLWLALGMGSTGAVQILHQPAEVENITQLGYPPYFLTLLGFWKILGVVAVLLPKFPLLKEWAYAGFFFAMSGATFSRIAAGDSFAALAPSLLLLVLTVVSWYFRPANRKVASVHLQPRQA
- a CDS encoding SRPBCC domain-containing protein is translated as MERKTHLTAEEGKQELEITRVFALPVDLLFKAYAEPDLVEQWMSTKVLKLDNKPHGGWRFETTDAQGNVVFQAHGVVHTFVPNQQIVRTFEMSNAGFPPQLEFLEFERLTDDSSQLRMHIVFRSVADRDQLLRLPFAYGLNMAHDRLQEVVSNSLSY
- a CDS encoding GAF domain-containing protein; translation: MREQVRLEELLAYKILDTSPEKELDELAEIASAVCGTPISLISFLDDTRQWFKARRGIDVSETPRSVSFCQHALHQAKEVLVIDDPLNDERFKANPFVQGAPYIRFYAGAPLETPNGNVLGTLCVIDTKPRKITGDQKKALMLLAKKAMDHLETRRLLIEQANKIESNAARLRKLTDCAPGAIYQFEMRPDGSMAFPFISKGMAALHPHLDLDELKANPGVAFASMHPDDIVPVQESIQESFRNLTRWNMEYRVITTDGQTLWHWANANPERKPDGTVVWYGTFQDITERKEYIKTLEQILFDISHKMRGPVATMLGLMDVINQCALDEHNLREYAGYIKRVSEEMDSRLRKLHEAYYQINLKNQGLTEV
- a CDS encoding ArsR/SmtB family transcription factor; translation: MRLRRDVFQAIADPTRRAILLLVASQSMTAGTIATHFDTARPTVSKHLQILTECELLAQEPSGREMYYHLNPLKMKEIADFLEPFRQLWDDRFNKLESLMKSYPSQP
- a CDS encoding DUF2126 domain-containing protein, whose translation is MAIKVALRHKTVYKYDRLTTLSPHVFRLRPAPHSRTPIESYTFKLSPSNHFINWQQDPFGNYQARVVFPEQTRELSIDVEVVARLEVINPFDFFVEEYAEQYPFRYEKQLRKELVPYLEINEEGQRLSALAKEMRPQHDDRPAIVDFLVKLNQKVNQLVGYTIRMEPGVQACEETLTRRMGSCRDSAWLLVQLLRHLGIAARFVSGYLVQLTADVKSLDGPSGPEADFTDLHAWAEAYIPGAGWIGLDATSGLFAGEGHIPLSCTPHYKSAAPVTGLTSIAEVEFEFENSVRRIFEDPRVTKPYTEQQWAKVLAVGEKVEQDLIDGDVRMTMGGEPTFVSVDDMEAPEWNTRADGPHKRKLAYDLLLRLKEKFGHQGLPHYGQGKWYPGEPFPRWQYSLYWRKDGVPMWHDMRLLASPYEDQGHTTHDAERFMQELARHLGVSAAYALPAYEDPVYWLLKESEVPVNLDPLDVDLSDPVERRKLAENLAHGLNQPVGYVLPLTWSYDFQTWASGRWQFRRKHLLLIPGNSPVGLRLPLESLAYVPDELVDDPVERSLFEDLPEFEASYQPAIDARYGSEHEAQLRPRTWVDDSEEKTDKRRSNGAPEKKKPLYAINVVRTALGIECRNGVLFLFLPPVDYFEHYLDLIASIEATAARLNLPVCIEGYAPPSDYRIQKLMITPDPGVVEVNIHPQSSWQELVQTTDTLYEEAFQARLGTEKFMVDGRHTGTGGGNHVTIGGATPSDSPLLRRPDVLRSLITYWQHHPALSYLFSGAFVGPTSQAPRVDEGRDERLYELEIAFEQIPDGGEVPFWIVDRVFRNLLTDITGNTHRTEFCIDKLYSPDSSAGRLGLLEFRGFDMPPHKHMSLVQMLLIRALVAKFWKQPYKHKLIRWGTELHDRFMLPHFTYLDMLDVVQDLKEAGYDFDISWFDPFMEFRFPRFGTVTMDNIQLELRFGIEPWHVLGEEITNTGTARFVDSSVERVQVKVNGFVEHRHILLCNGCRVPLRATGTKGEYVAGVRYKAWNPPSALHPTIGVDTPLVFDVVDSWNNKVLGGCTYFVSHPGGRNYDTYPINAYEAESRRISRFWDFGHTPEAIANVQVAFNNTAQPSRFMAETKRDVRYDAPIELVNTEFPSTLDLRRFWRRRT
- a CDS encoding YdeI/OmpD-associated family protein, with amino-acid sequence MNPKVDHYLAEGCGRCPLGGTPDCKIHAWSAALAQLRALLLDCGLTETLKWGVPCYTFQSRNLVMIHAFKDYFALNFFQGALLHDPEGLLVQQTENVQAGRQIRFTHAREVTAREATLRAYVYEAIEVERAGLKVVMKKTSEFAVPAEFQQQLDQDPALQAAFERLTPGRQRGYLLHFAQPKQAKTRAARVEKYRSHILRGKGLHDR